ACACATTCGAAGTAAGGACTATTTTGCTAACACAACACCGCAATATTTCCGACACAGTGTCACTTGCTGATGGAATAAATTACCATTTGAAATATATACCATGCAAGTGTGGGGAATTCGTCTCATTAATGAAGTCTTACTACCTGACTAATGTGTACGTATAATTACTTTTCTAActttttgtagctagctatttgtcatttatttatttgtgtgtgcatgttctttgtttttgtactttgtCTTTGTATGCTATGACTGGTATGTACGGCTATGCCAAATGTCATGAGTTTAAACAAAAAGTCAACCAATCAATCATTATAACAGtatataatgatgtaatatataGTGACGTCACTGAAATAATTAACAAATTTGGTGTTGGGCGTAGTTTTAACACTTTAGAGAGAAAAGAGTAGTCATGGGTGTAGAATTGAGCGGTTTCGTTAACTGCATCCGATGGTTCTTCATATTCTCTAACATACCGATACTGGTAAGCCTGAGcgggtagctagctatttagcGCGTTGTACTAATTGTCCTCATACAGCTACTAGGTCTGGCGTCCCTGGGGCTCGGGATATGGCAGATAATAGTGGAGAGTGCATTAGAGGAAGTGTTATCGGAGGACTACACTAGCGGGGGAGCCTTATTTATTGTGTGCGGAATAATGCTAGTAGCCGTGTCTATCGTGGGGGTTATTGGCGCATGGGGTAAATGGCGTCTGCTTCTCCTAGTGGTAAGTAGTGTGTATTAAGTGATGTCAGTGTTGCTATTTACAGTGGTGTAGTATTTGGCGGTGGTGTTCCTTGTGATCGCCTTGGAGATCGCCGCAGTGGGTTACGCCTTCGCTAAAGCTGATGATATTGTAAGTGTCCGCACGAAGTGGCGGGCTGCTCCGTATTAATTAAATCTCAATTAGGATCAGGACGTAATTGAAGAGGACCTTCTGAGGGCACTGGGGCGTTATTATCCTTCCAATAACACCGCATATGATGAAGACCTTAATGACGTCATTGACTTTATCCAAGATTCTCTTGAGTGTTGTGGGGTTAATAACACTGCTGATTGGGCTCTGTTCTCACCCTACACCATGGAACTAGGGCGACTACCAGCTTCTTGCTGTGGTAATGATGAACCAACAGCTTGCCCTGATAGTAGAGCTTTTGATGAGGTAAGGCAGGCCTGAGGGTCGGCTTGTGCAGTAGCTACTTGTCAGTTCAGTCATGTAAGCAATACTGTACAGGTCATATGATGACTTAGCTAAGAGGTTAATTCAGCTAGTGTTTGATCTTttagtgtatatatgtacacttaACAAATTGCGTTCTGCGCAGCCTTGTTTCTGTCAAGGTCTCAAGTATCCAAATTGCTATAGTGTAGACCATGCATCTTTTAATCATAAACTCCCGGTTCACCACAACAACACACAGACTTCTAATTTGAACTATTCAACAGAGCAGTAGCCTTTGGTCTCTCTAGGTACCAAGTTGTAAGTGGCACTTTGTAAGTGTAAGTTATGCACAAAAACAGCAGATCTTATTTACCACTCTGGTATGTATCCAACATGAGTATATACTTCACCTGATGATTAATTTTCAAACAGTTTGTACATTCCAATGAATAACTTATAAGGGAATTATCCTCAGCTGTCACTTTTGAGGTTTCTATGGGATATCCAACTACTGGTAGCAATTACAACCTGTGACAAATTTTACAGAGATTGAAACCACAGTTGTTAGTAGGTGGTACCAATAGTTGATAATAGTGGGTGGAGAGTGTCTGGACACTCTCCACCCAgtaattcaaagggattctctcTGCAAAACTCTGTAGCTAATTTGTAGTATTATCTATAGGTGAAGTTTATTTCATTCTCTTTGTTCAGCACATTTCCTTGTCTTCCATTGTGCAATCACCACATTTAGTTTCCTTGTTCTGCTCtgaagtgcaatcatcacatttccttgTTGTGCTAGCTACACATCTGATGGAGTCCCTTTGAATTACTAAGGATCATTAGGCCACACTTCTATTAACTACTTGTTATTGTAATCAATTAAGTCTGGCAGAAGTAAATTCTGCCAGACCTTCAGCACATTTACCTTTGTTTGTACTGCACTGTATGTGCGTGACTTCTTAGTCCATTGGCTGTAAAGTTGTtaacaataataacattacTAGTTTCTATTGGTAAAGGGCTCCAGATACTCTAGTGGATATACAGTGGCACGAAGcaaacaaaattacaattacaaacaccTCCTATAACTTCACCACAACAACCCATGTGCTTCCACAGTTTGGACCATTCAATGAAGGGGACTTTGTTCTTGAATCACAAGTTTTAAGCACATTGAACCAGCAGGCGTCAAATTATGAGCAAACCGTCTGAAGACAAGAAATGATTTGATTAGTTTTGTACTGATTTTGAGTATGATACGTTTTGTCATTTACGTTGTCAACCACAGTAACTGTCTTTAGGTTATTACAGCTCAAAATCTTTTGCCCCATTAAATTTGGATGATACCAATGCTTAAAAATCCTGCTACTGATATGGTAGCAGTTTTCATTTCTGAAAGTAGCTAAGTGGTTTGTGGAATGATATAATCACATTGTTTTAAACTTGATGTTATCATGCAAACAACACAATTTTCAAACAGAACTGAAATTCCCCAGTAACCACACTTATTGTAGGGTTGCCGTGATGCATTCAGTGACTTTGTGGAGCGTAACTTGCTGATCATAGCGATTGTGGGTATTGTGTTTGCTGTATTTGAGGTGAGTTATAATTGGAATAAAATATGATTACATGATAATGATTGTTTAGGTGTCACTATTGGTGATGAGTTTCTTTTTATTCATGGCCATTAACAATTCTATCGTGTTACAACGTGCCTGAGGACAAATATGACACAACATTGCTGTATTATAATGTGCACTTGTAGCAGCTATTTATCATGATATAATACACTTGTTATTTTTCTAATGGAGCATAGTTGAGTAGTTTCTCAATCAAGTCAACGTGGGATAACAACATTCTTCTGCAACAGTACCTCTTCAGCCCCAGGGCATCCAGAGCATCTCTATAGCAATAACACATAATCCTTTAACTCACAAATACAATAGCTGGTACATGACCTGTTTAGAATAGACCATATAAAGCAGTGTTATTTAAGGAATTGTAATCATAATAATGAAACCATACAATAACCATATCTGGTTACCTTAGCaaccacaacaacaacaacaatctACTGGTATATACTGTTTTGTGTATGGAGCTGGCCAGAAACATCAAGACTAAATCTTTGCCCTTATTGAGGTTTTCTAATTATAGTGAATAATTCTCAGGATATACACTCACTGGATCTAGTAACCTCTAGGAACCACACACCCTAATAGTAAGGTGACAACAAAGAGACAAAGGAATTTAAAGGATcaaacaatgaaacaagggaggttgcctacaccaaAGATATACTACTGGATCTATGCTTGTGAttgaattaaatgttcactagcaaTCTccaggtgacctcccttgtttctgaTTGATCCATTACACCTTAACCAAGGGAGAGTTTGTGTAAatgattgttcaattagagtactttgacatcaacaaaaataatatttatCAACACTACCACTGGGCATCCAGAGGTTCATCGTTTCATATCATTAGTGCTATTTATTGTAGTGCATTAAATAAGTCTTTATTTCATATAACTATAGTACAAAAATGGAGCTGAAATACTGAAATGTTACAAATGCAGAATGAAAAGTACCAAGAGGCACAAAtcatggtattacaacatagctatgtgagaAAAGCTTCATATTGGCACAATTACTTTgtcattgccaaagtagggattttcccaccaagctgtGTTGTAATAACATCATACCTtctattgcttggatccctactcattttaaaatttatcaGTTTGTTTAGCAATGATATGTCCCAATACATCTACATAAAACTGAAAAGCTGTCCATCGACCATCCATCAAACAGCTTACTAGCCAGTTCCCATGTGTATCAACATGTTTCATGCTCAAAGCAAAGTACTTATCATCTGCCTACTTTAAGAGAGTTTGTACGTGCTTCCTTTCATTCTCTACAGCTTGTTGAAGGTCACAGTGCAGAGAAAAGCTTGTGAATTACATTCCTTGAAAATGATAAGTTTCAGCGTTAGAGTGTGCAAAAGGTAATGAGCagtttttctttctttcaaCCATACCTTAACATTTAGCTCATAGTAGCTCAGCCAAAGATGCTTTCATAGATTATTTATATTGTCCATGTCTCTAGTCTCATGTTTCAGCTTTCAGAGCTTTCCCAGTGACTGGCACACCTACACCAGTGCTTTACCCAGATATCGTATTTCTTTAATTTTCAGTGGCACATGTGATCTTGGGAACAACTCAATATTAAGGCTGGAGACACCATATGACCCACTCGGCCATTTTACCAATCGCCCGCCTGTCCACCACCAcccatggtgacttgcttctgtTACAGATACCATCATGAAAAAAGGtgctcaaaatcatggttatatcAATACAGCTAGCTTGCTATGGGTTGAAGTGAAATAAACACTATATGGGTGGCTGCAttcacagtgaaaatttcaaaccCATAGCTATTGACCATCACAAGCTACACTGCATTGATTTGCATATCTCATAATCTATTGATAGATCAACAGttttcccaaattaggtcacattttgttttttggctttgccaattttcgtttgatgaatgtagtaagACTACAGGTTACTAATCTCAGACAACAAAGGAAATATCACGTAAGATTCTAAAGGTTCAATACAATGTCACAACAATGGTTTTTAGCAGCAGCATTTAGGAGGGTGCTCCtgaatccctactatacagtactactgctaccatacagtactactagtACTActgctaccatacagtactactgctactatacagtactactgctaCCATACAGTACCATACCCTAACATAccctatacagtactactgctaccataccctaaccctaaccctaaccctactAGTACTActgctaccatacagtactactgctactatacagtactactgctaccatacagtactactgctactatacagtactactgctaccatacagtactactgctactatatagtactactgctaccatacagtactactgctaccatacagtactactgctactatacagtactactgctactatacagtactactgctaCTATACAGTAGCAGAACAACAGCTTTGTCCTCTATGTGGTAACAGAGCACTGTACAACTTGTGTACATTTCAGCTGTACAAACACCACATTAGTTTAGACAATCCTCCCAGTCATAGTAGACAGTTGCTATGTGGGTGTGGTCAAGTGTGCACATAGTTACAGTGTGTATCCATTGACAACACTTCGTGAACTCTGGATAAATTCTTTTATCAGAAGAAATTTGTATGCAAAGACTGTAAACCGATGAACTATCATAAGTTGGAGCAAACTGAAACCCAACCCAACAGCACTCATTT
The Dysidea avara chromosome 7, odDysAvar1.4, whole genome shotgun sequence genome window above contains:
- the LOC136260384 gene encoding 23 kDa integral membrane protein-like; its protein translation is MGVELSGFVNCIRWFFIFSNIPILLLGLASLGLGIWQIIVESALEEVLSEDYTSGGALFIVCGIMLVAVSIVGVIGAWGKWRLLLLVYLAVVFLVIALEIAAVGYAFAKADDIDQDVIEEDLLRALGRYYPSNNTAYDEDLNDVIDFIQDSLECCGVNNTADWALFSPYTMELGRLPASCCGNDEPTACPDSRAFDEGCRDAFSDFVERNLLIIAIVGIVFAVFEVSLLVMSFFLFMAINNSIVLQRA